From Brevibacillus marinus, a single genomic window includes:
- a CDS encoding GerAB/ArcD/ProY family transporter: MKRGTGMIERGRISAGQMALILYVGCVGVKILTAPHLAAQWAGRDIWLTPLVAAVSSVSFYVALKLHRRFPGETIIQYSPRILGWFGKGIALLYWVVYIHTCSFVIRYYADIVTGVFLPETPPAVVMGGMALVCAAAVRGGLETIVRSTQFLTIPAFAVLATLAVLSSTEWQVENLFPILEHGIAPVVRGAVNPSIWYSEYFLAAFLLPYVKEQDKAGRWGAVSVVGSILTLTLFDLSAVFVLGNQSATFLYPLFETFRLISLAGFFEHIDAFLLAMWLTIIFAKICLFQYVAVLGSAQWLGLSDYKPLSLPIAFILVAVSIWTAPSLSFLNRFLDGEGVFYSHLVQVVIPLGLLAVAGIRKVKGTREEGSAS; this comes from the coding sequence ATGAAAAGAGGAACCGGGATGATCGAGCGGGGACGCATCAGTGCCGGCCAGATGGCCCTGATCTTGTATGTTGGCTGCGTCGGCGTCAAGATTTTAACCGCGCCCCATCTGGCGGCCCAGTGGGCGGGACGGGACATATGGCTGACCCCCCTGGTGGCGGCCGTCAGCAGCGTCTCTTTTTATGTCGCGCTCAAGCTCCACCGGCGGTTTCCCGGGGAGACGATCATCCAGTACAGTCCCCGGATTCTCGGCTGGTTCGGCAAGGGGATTGCGCTCTTGTACTGGGTCGTTTACATCCATACCTGCTCCTTCGTGATCCGGTATTATGCGGACATTGTGACTGGCGTGTTTTTGCCGGAGACACCCCCGGCGGTTGTGATGGGCGGGATGGCCTTGGTCTGTGCGGCCGCCGTCCGGGGTGGGTTGGAGACCATTGTCCGTTCCACTCAATTCCTCACCATACCGGCCTTCGCCGTTTTGGCGACCCTCGCGGTTTTGTCGTCGACGGAGTGGCAGGTCGAGAACCTCTTTCCGATACTGGAACACGGAATCGCTCCCGTGGTGAGGGGGGCGGTGAACCCGTCGATCTGGTACAGCGAATACTTTTTGGCCGCTTTTCTGCTGCCCTACGTGAAGGAACAGGACAAAGCGGGACGATGGGGTGCCGTCTCCGTCGTCGGCTCGATTTTGACTCTGACGTTGTTCGATCTGAGCGCCGTGTTTGTGTTGGGAAACCAATCGGCGACCTTCCTCTATCCGCTCTTTGAAACGTTCCGGCTCATCAGTCTGGCAGGGTTTTTTGAACACATCGATGCCTTTTTGCTGGCGATGTGGTTGACCATCATCTTCGCCAAGATCTGTCTGTTCCAATACGTCGCCGTTCTGGGATCCGCCCAGTGGCTGGGTCTGTCCGACTACAAACCCCTGTCGCTGCCCATCGCCTTCATCCTGGTCGCCGTCAGCATCTGGACCGCGCCGAGCCTGTCCTTTTTGAACCGGTTCCTCGATGGGGAAGGCGTGTTCTACAGCCACCTGGTGCAGGTGGTGATTCCCCTGGGGCTGCTGGCGGTGGCGGGGATCCGGAAGGTGAAGGGGACGCGGGAGGAGGGAAGCGCATCATGA
- a CDS encoding Ger(x)C family spore germination protein: MRAGRMKKAGKRALCLLLMVSLPILPGCWDRMELNEIALIRSLGVDRTEDGQFEVTILQAIPLRVGTEGGGGGGKQQMVLSAQGVTIPEAISKLQQKMGRRIFTGHQEVIVFGKRLAKTGIREALDYISRHPGFRKDAFVFVTKVSPKEIFETVAPGETTSTETLYKMVKLERTVNKTIMRVLQEVSGDAEAADIPVVMKMNDTTLALDGTAVFREDKMMDHLDRKAAEGLLWIRNEFTTRIVNTRLQGEKGYVSMEVVRSEIELIPKIEGKKQRIILKVTSEGDVRLNGTRLSLYHPSDVDRIARAMERSIRDRIRRTVDQVQQKARADILGFARAFHREYPKEWTKMKDRWNEQVFPRLDVDIQVRVHIRRPGVTNQQAGLPKEKVKDR, translated from the coding sequence ATGAGAGCGGGACGCATGAAGAAAGCCGGGAAAAGGGCATTGTGCCTGCTGTTGATGGTCTCCCTCCCGATCCTTCCCGGTTGCTGGGACCGGATGGAATTAAACGAGATCGCCCTGATCCGGTCCCTCGGAGTCGACCGGACGGAGGACGGGCAGTTCGAAGTGACGATTCTGCAGGCAATCCCCCTGCGCGTGGGCACGGAGGGCGGAGGAGGAGGAGGGAAGCAGCAAATGGTCCTTTCCGCACAGGGCGTCACCATCCCCGAAGCGATATCCAAATTGCAGCAAAAAATGGGGCGTCGTATTTTCACGGGTCACCAAGAAGTGATTGTATTCGGGAAGCGGCTGGCCAAAACGGGGATTCGGGAAGCGCTGGACTACATTTCGCGCCATCCCGGGTTCAGGAAGGATGCCTTTGTGTTCGTGACCAAAGTTTCGCCAAAGGAGATCTTCGAGACCGTTGCGCCGGGAGAAACCACCTCCACGGAAACCCTTTATAAGATGGTGAAATTGGAGCGGACGGTCAACAAGACCATCATGCGGGTGCTGCAGGAGGTATCCGGTGACGCGGAAGCCGCGGACATTCCCGTGGTGATGAAGATGAACGACACCACTCTGGCCCTGGATGGTACCGCCGTATTCCGGGAGGATAAAATGATGGATCACCTGGATCGGAAAGCGGCAGAAGGGCTGTTGTGGATTCGGAATGAATTTACCACCAGGATTGTCAACACCCGTCTCCAAGGGGAAAAGGGTTATGTCTCCATGGAAGTGGTCCGGTCGGAGATCGAGCTGATCCCGAAGATCGAAGGGAAGAAGCAGCGGATCATCCTGAAGGTGACCTCCGAAGGCGATGTGCGTCTTAACGGCACCCGCCTGTCTCTGTACCATCCGTCGGACGTCGACCGGATAGCCCGGGCGATGGAGCGATCCATTCGGGACCGTATCCGCAGGACGGTAGATCAAGTGCAACAAAAAGCCCGTGCTGACATCCTCGGGTTTGCCCGAGCTTTCCACCGGGAATACCCCAAGGAGTGGACCAAGATGAAGGATCGTTGGAATGAGCAGGTGTTTCCCCGGTTGGATGTGGACATCCAGGTCCGTGTGCACATCCGCAGGCCAGGGGTGACCAACCAACAAGCGGGTCTGCCGAAGGAGAAGGTGAAAGATCGATGA
- the ppsA gene encoding phosphoenolpyruvate synthase — protein sequence MSSLVLGFQEMEKTQLLLVGGKGLNLGELSKIQGIQVPEGFCVTTVGYQKAIEQNETYHALLDRLKMLKVEDRDQIGEISRKIRQTIMEVEIPSEVVKAVAHYLSQFGEEHAYAVRSSATAEDLPHASFAGQQDTYLNIIGKEAILQHIRKCWASLFTDRAVIYRMQNGFDHSQVYLSVIVQRMVFPQASGILFTADPITSNRKVLSIDASFGLGEALVSGLVSADCYKVQEGEIVNKRIATKKLAIYGRKEGGTETKQIDPDQQNTQTLTDQQILQLARIGRQIEAYFGKPQDIEWCLVDDTFYIVQSRPITTLYPIPEANDQENHVYVSVAHQQMMTDPIKPLGLSFWLLTTPATMRIAGGRLFVDVAPMLASPVSREILLDTLGKSDPLIKDALMTIIERGDFIKSLPNDNKEQSPSKSNKDMSFPGFQAQIENNPTIVSDLIQSCQTSIEELKQNIQTKSGPDLFDFILEDIQQLKKFLSDPQSLGVIMAAMDASSWINEKMNKWLGEKNAADTLSQSVPNNITSEMGLALLDVADVIRPYPEVIEYLQHVKDDNFLDELVTFDGGQETRDAICAYLNKYGMRCAGEIDITRTRWSEKPITLVPMILNNIKNFEPNASKRKFEQGRQEALKKEQELLDRLKQLPDGEQKAKETKRMIDLIRNFSGFREYPKYGMVNRYFVYKQALLQEAEQLVQAGVIHEKEDIYYLTFEELHEVVRTYKLDYQIISKRKDEYKLYEKLTPPRVITSDGEIIAGEYKRENLPAEAIVGLPVSSGVIEGRARVILNMEDADLEDGDILVTSFTDPSWTPLFVSIKGLVTEVGGLMTHGAVIAREYGLPAVVGVENATKLIKDGQRIRVHGTEGYIEIL from the coding sequence ATGAGTTCTTTGGTTCTCGGTTTTCAGGAAATGGAAAAAACTCAGCTGTTGCTTGTTGGTGGAAAAGGGTTAAACTTAGGGGAATTATCAAAAATTCAGGGAATACAAGTGCCAGAAGGATTTTGTGTTACAACAGTGGGATATCAAAAAGCGATCGAACAAAACGAAACGTATCATGCTTTGTTGGATCGACTAAAAATGCTAAAAGTAGAAGATCGAGATCAAATTGGTGAAATCAGCAGAAAGATTCGACAAACCATTATGGAAGTAGAAATTCCTTCCGAGGTTGTGAAAGCGGTTGCTCACTATCTCTCCCAGTTTGGTGAAGAACATGCTTACGCAGTGCGTTCTAGTGCGACCGCTGAAGATTTGCCGCATGCCTCTTTTGCTGGTCAACAAGACACTTATTTAAATATCATCGGCAAAGAAGCGATCTTGCAGCATATCCGCAAATGTTGGGCTTCCCTATTTACGGATCGCGCGGTAATCTACCGTATGCAAAACGGATTTGACCACAGTCAAGTTTATTTATCCGTTATCGTTCAAAGGATGGTTTTCCCGCAGGCTTCAGGGATTTTATTTACCGCTGATCCGATTACTTCCAATCGAAAGGTGCTATCAATCGATGCCAGTTTTGGACTTGGAGAAGCGCTGGTCTCTGGCTTGGTATCTGCCGATTGTTATAAAGTACAGGAAGGGGAAATCGTCAACAAAAGGATAGCAACCAAAAAATTGGCTATCTATGGGCGAAAAGAAGGCGGAACAGAGACAAAGCAGATCGATCCTGATCAGCAAAATACTCAAACACTGACTGACCAACAAATTTTACAACTGGCACGCATCGGAAGACAGATCGAAGCCTATTTCGGCAAGCCACAAGATATCGAATGGTGTTTGGTTGATGATACATTTTACATTGTCCAGAGTCGGCCAATCACTACTTTATACCCCATCCCTGAAGCAAATGATCAGGAAAATCACGTTTATGTCTCTGTCGCTCACCAACAAATGATGACCGACCCCATAAAACCATTGGGATTGTCTTTTTGGCTGTTAACCACTCCTGCAACCATGCGTATAGCCGGTGGAAGGTTGTTTGTTGATGTTGCACCTATGCTGGCTTCACCTGTCAGCAGAGAAATTTTATTAGATACCCTGGGAAAATCCGATCCGCTCATAAAAGACGCACTGATGACCATAATAGAGCGAGGAGATTTTATAAAATCGTTACCAAATGATAATAAAGAACAGAGTCCAAGTAAAAGCAATAAAGATATGTCGTTCCCGGGTTTTCAAGCACAAATCGAAAACAATCCGACAATCGTTTCTGATTTGATTCAGAGTTGTCAAACATCGATAGAAGAGTTAAAACAAAATATCCAAACGAAATCAGGACCGGATTTATTCGATTTTATTCTAGAAGATATCCAGCAATTAAAGAAGTTTTTATCTGACCCACAAAGTTTGGGTGTGATTATGGCTGCTATGGATGCTTCATCATGGATCAATGAAAAAATGAACAAGTGGTTAGGTGAAAAAAACGCAGCAGACACGCTTTCTCAATCTGTACCAAACAATATTACTTCGGAAATGGGTCTGGCGCTATTGGATGTCGCAGATGTGATTCGTCCTTATCCGGAAGTAATTGAATATTTACAACATGTAAAAGATGATAACTTTTTGGATGAACTGGTTACGTTTGATGGTGGACAGGAAACCCGAGATGCTATCTGTGCTTATCTCAACAAATACGGAATGCGATGTGCCGGAGAAATCGATATTACTAGAACTCGATGGAGTGAAAAACCAATTACACTTGTCCCGATGATTCTCAATAACATCAAAAATTTTGAGCCTAATGCCAGCAAACGGAAATTTGAGCAAGGGCGACAGGAAGCTTTGAAAAAAGAACAAGAGTTATTAGATCGATTGAAGCAATTACCGGATGGTGAACAAAAAGCCAAAGAAACAAAACGAATGATCGACCTAATCCGGAATTTCAGCGGGTTTAGGGAATATCCCAAATACGGCATGGTTAATCGCTACTTCGTTTATAAGCAGGCTTTACTGCAAGAAGCCGAACAACTCGTACAAGCGGGCGTTATTCATGAAAAAGAAGATATATACTATCTCACTTTTGAAGAACTTCACGAAGTCGTACGCACATATAAACTGGATTACCAGATCATCAGCAAACGAAAAGACGAGTACAAATTATATGAAAAACTAACTCCGCCACGTGTTATCACGTCTGATGGCGAAATCATTGCAGGTGAGTACAAACGAGAAAATCTCCCAGCCGAAGCCATTGTAGGTCTACCTGTCTCTTCCGGAGTGATAGAGGGACGAGCACGTGTCATCTTAAACATGGAAGATGCTGATCTGGAAGATGGAGATATATTAGTCACCTCCTTTACTGACCCTAGCTGGACACCATTGTTCGTATCGATCAAAGGGCTCGTCACCGAAGTTGGTGGATTGATGACCCATGGAGCAGTTATCGCACGTGAATATGGCTTGCCAGCGGTTGTCGGAGTGGAGAATGCTACCAAGCTGATAAAAGATGGGCAACGAATTCGCGTACATGGAACAGAAGGGTATATCGAAATATTGTAA
- a CDS encoding SulP family inorganic anion transporter produces the protein MKLSGRFEGYNAEYLRRDLMSGLIVGIIAIPLGMAFAIASGVKPQYGIYTTIIAGFLISLCGGSRFQIGGPTGAFIPILFAIVMQYGYENLLIAGFLAGIILVLMGLFRLGMLIKFIPRPVTIGFTAGIAVIIFTGQIANFLGLRDMEKHEDFLSNMKEIVTHLATINPYSVVTAVICLGIILATPKYFPKVPGSLIGLVVSSIIAYFLFEGKVATIGSTYGPIPSTLPGFQFPELTVEKVLQLLQPAFVIAMLGGIESLLSAVVADGMTGTRHNSNRELIGQGIANIVTPLFGGIPATGAIARTATNIKTGAMSPVSGMVHSVVVLLVLLLFAPFASHIPLASMAPILMVVAWNMSERKEFLHIVKTKTSDSLVLVITFLLTVLTDLTTAVQVGLVLAVILFVKRMSEILVVAKVLPDPSKKHENLGPHMVKEGHDCPQIAIFNVEGALFFGAASMFEQSIMRTIAYRPKILLLRMGRVPFMDTTGASNLAAVVHDFQRHGGVVYVSGIQPQPREVLVRMGLENVIGKEHFFEHTGEAIDYALTQVDRTKCRGCRHFAFRECAAFSKLEKPETYGAVVDQL, from the coding sequence GTGAAGTTGTCGGGCAGATTTGAGGGTTACAATGCAGAATATTTACGGCGCGACCTGATGTCAGGGCTGATCGTTGGAATTATTGCCATTCCTTTGGGAATGGCTTTTGCAATTGCGTCCGGAGTAAAGCCCCAGTACGGGATTTACACCACGATTATCGCGGGTTTTCTGATCTCCTTGTGCGGGGGATCGCGGTTTCAGATTGGGGGCCCTACGGGAGCCTTTATCCCGATTTTATTCGCCATTGTCATGCAGTATGGATATGAGAATTTGCTGATTGCTGGTTTTTTGGCGGGAATCATCCTGGTACTGATGGGATTGTTCCGCTTGGGGATGCTGATTAAATTCATCCCCCGCCCCGTTACGATCGGTTTTACCGCTGGCATTGCGGTTATTATCTTTACCGGGCAAATCGCCAATTTTCTCGGTCTGCGCGACATGGAAAAGCATGAGGATTTTCTGTCCAATATGAAAGAGATCGTCACCCATCTTGCGACGATCAATCCCTACAGCGTGGTTACGGCGGTCATTTGTCTCGGCATCATTTTGGCCACGCCAAAATATTTCCCCAAAGTTCCCGGATCGCTGATCGGTTTGGTTGTCTCCAGTATCATTGCCTATTTCTTGTTCGAAGGAAAAGTGGCGACGATTGGATCAACCTATGGCCCGATTCCCAGCACTCTTCCCGGATTTCAGTTTCCTGAGCTGACGGTGGAAAAAGTGCTGCAGCTCCTCCAACCCGCCTTCGTCATCGCCATGCTCGGCGGGATTGAATCGCTGTTGTCCGCTGTCGTCGCGGACGGAATGACCGGAACACGTCATAACAGCAACCGCGAGTTGATTGGACAAGGGATTGCCAACATCGTCACGCCTCTCTTCGGCGGGATTCCCGCCACCGGGGCGATTGCCCGCACCGCAACCAATATCAAAACCGGCGCGATGAGCCCCGTATCGGGAATGGTTCACAGCGTGGTCGTCTTGCTTGTCTTGCTGCTGTTCGCGCCTTTTGCCTCCCATATTCCGCTCGCCAGCATGGCCCCCATTTTAATGGTCGTCGCCTGGAACATGAGCGAGCGAAAAGAGTTTCTGCATATCGTCAAAACCAAAACGAGCGATTCGCTTGTGCTGGTCATCACGTTTCTCCTGACCGTACTGACAGATTTGACAACGGCAGTGCAAGTGGGACTCGTTCTGGCCGTGATCCTGTTTGTGAAACGGATGAGTGAAATTCTCGTGGTCGCGAAGGTTTTGCCCGACCCCTCCAAGAAGCATGAAAATTTGGGACCGCATATGGTCAAGGAAGGGCACGATTGTCCGCAAATCGCGATCTTTAACGTGGAAGGGGCGCTGTTCTTCGGAGCGGCAAGCATGTTTGAACAATCGATCATGCGGACGATCGCCTATCGGCCGAAGATTTTGCTGCTCCGCATGGGCAGGGTCCCCTTTATGGACACCACCGGGGCTTCCAACCTGGCGGCCGTCGTCCATGACTTTCAACGTCACGGCGGGGTCGTGTACGTTTCCGGTATTCAACCGCAGCCTCGGGAAGTGCTCGTACGCATGGGGTTGGAAAACGTGATTGGCAAAGAACATTTCTTCGAGCACACGGGCGAGGCGATCGATTACGCGTTAACCCAGGTGGATCGGACGAAATGTCGGGGGTGCCGGCATTTCGCGTTTCGCGAATGCGCCGCTTTTTCCAAGCTGGAAAAGCCGGAAACATACGGGGCTGTCGTGGATCAGTTGTAG
- a CDS encoding DUF4097 domain-containing protein, translating into MKKWLGVLLILGGFFVLAGTLANHVLGWLGSGRQSESVSLDGVERIEVRASAGDVRVLPHDQPELRAVAEGSVADFVQLEVRRDGDKAEVTLDPRWFPWFFHGKGLTLNLYLPAEQARDLRIDLGAGELALRGSSLAEPFRFRDLAIDLSAGNAELEHVTADRLTYDGSAGDIRGDHVSAESGQLIISSGNIRLTGYSGALQADVSFGDIHAELEQVRGPIQASVSAGDVRLDLPDDADITLDAQVDHGEVDSRLDGLTRHGDRAVSGSRGAGTHRVELRVSSGDIDIE; encoded by the coding sequence ATGAAGAAATGGCTGGGCGTGTTGTTGATCCTCGGCGGCTTTTTTGTGCTCGCGGGGACGCTGGCGAATCATGTTTTGGGCTGGCTGGGGAGCGGCCGGCAGTCGGAGTCCGTTTCGCTTGACGGCGTGGAGCGAATCGAGGTGCGGGCATCCGCCGGGGATGTGCGGGTCCTGCCGCATGATCAGCCGGAGCTTCGTGCGGTGGCGGAAGGAAGTGTCGCCGATTTCGTCCAACTCGAGGTGCGCCGGGACGGCGACAAGGCTGAAGTAACCTTGGACCCCCGCTGGTTTCCCTGGTTCTTCCACGGGAAAGGGCTCACCTTGAACCTGTACCTCCCCGCGGAGCAAGCGCGGGACCTGCGCATCGACCTCGGCGCGGGCGAACTGGCGCTGCGCGGCTCTTCCCTGGCGGAACCGTTTCGCTTTCGCGATCTGGCCATCGACTTAAGCGCGGGCAATGCGGAACTGGAACATGTCACGGCGGACCGTCTCACCTACGACGGATCGGCCGGTGACATCAGGGGCGACCACGTGAGTGCAGAGTCGGGACAATTGATCATCAGTTCGGGCAATATCCGGTTGACCGGCTACAGCGGTGCGCTGCAGGCGGATGTATCGTTTGGCGACATCCACGCCGAGCTGGAACAGGTGAGGGGACCGATTCAGGCCAGCGTCAGCGCCGGAGACGTGCGGCTGGACCTGCCGGACGACGCCGACATCACCCTGGACGCGCAGGTTGACCACGGCGAGGTGGACAGCCGGTTGGACGGCCTGACCCGGCACGGAGACAGGGCGGTCAGCGGTTCCCGCGGAGCGGGGACGCACCGCGTGGAGCTGCGCGTTTCCAGCGGCGACATTGACATCGAGTGA
- a CDS encoding DMT family transporter, with product MEPMHATPLPAAEARKQTATYVLLLGTVLFWGSAFAASKAVIGPAPPSVAAFIRFALGALVMLALLGVKREFVLPRGNWGRLTVLGLMGVTFYNLLFFLGLASSRASDGTMIIPTMSPTVTALLAALVLKEPLRKWQVAGVLVALCGSAVFLTAVGISESDTARLAGDLCFLGSAICWSVYTLMGRGVLQSLNPFHATAYAMLIGAVGLGVIAAPELVRVQWSELSFSFWAIQLYMAVFPTALANWFYYLGVQRIGPTRTAVFMYLVPVSGLFWAWLVFGDWLGPWQAVGSVLLLAGVWLVNRRGR from the coding sequence ATGGAACCCATGCACGCAACGCCGCTTCCCGCTGCGGAGGCGAGAAAACAGACCGCCACGTATGTCCTGCTGCTCGGCACCGTCTTGTTTTGGGGCAGCGCATTTGCCGCGTCCAAAGCGGTGATCGGGCCGGCGCCGCCGTCCGTCGCCGCGTTTATTCGCTTCGCGTTGGGAGCGCTGGTCATGTTGGCGCTGCTCGGGGTGAAGCGCGAGTTTGTGCTCCCCCGCGGCAACTGGGGGAGGCTCACCGTCCTCGGACTGATGGGCGTAACGTTCTACAACCTGTTGTTTTTTCTCGGACTGGCCAGTTCGCGGGCCTCGGACGGCACGATGATCATCCCGACGATGAGCCCGACAGTCACGGCGCTGCTGGCCGCGCTCGTCCTCAAGGAACCGCTCCGCAAGTGGCAGGTGGCCGGGGTGCTCGTCGCTCTTTGCGGTTCCGCCGTCTTCTTAACAGCGGTTGGCATCAGCGAGTCGGATACCGCCCGCTTGGCCGGCGACCTCTGCTTTCTCGGCTCCGCCATCTGCTGGTCCGTCTACACCCTGATGGGCAGGGGGGTCCTGCAGTCGCTCAACCCGTTTCACGCCACCGCCTATGCGATGCTGATCGGAGCCGTCGGCCTCGGCGTGATCGCCGCGCCGGAACTGGTCCGCGTGCAGTGGAGCGAGCTGTCGTTCAGTTTTTGGGCCATCCAACTGTACATGGCGGTATTTCCCACCGCACTGGCCAACTGGTTCTACTACCTCGGGGTCCAACGGATCGGTCCCACCAGGACCGCCGTGTTCATGTACCTGGTCCCCGTGTCCGGGCTGTTTTGGGCCTGGCTGGTCTTCGGCGATTGGCTCGGACCCTGGCAGGCGGTGGGTTCTGTCCTGCTGCTGGCGGGGGTGTGGCTGGTCAACAGGCGGGGGCGGTGA
- a CDS encoding GntR family transcriptional regulator: MPIPQNQAKLPRLSAKDRVFQQLQRWIVDGTIQPGEKLQDAEIAEALGVSRTPVREALQLLQVMGFVEMNPGRDTRVTTIAKDDILKVYPVLASLHALAAELAAAAIRPEQLARLRRINDQFAATLAQKEAYQAMELDEQFHGEILDAAANPYITSFSGTLQMHIRRLKYVFLQRPIADARKSVAEHAAIVEALERRDGEAAAALMKQNWLRPMHEIYRLI, translated from the coding sequence ATGCCCATCCCGCAAAATCAGGCCAAACTGCCCCGCCTGTCAGCGAAGGATCGCGTCTTTCAGCAACTGCAGAGGTGGATTGTGGACGGAACGATCCAGCCGGGCGAAAAATTGCAGGATGCGGAGATCGCGGAAGCGTTGGGGGTGAGCCGGACACCGGTGCGGGAAGCGCTGCAGCTCCTGCAGGTGATGGGGTTTGTGGAGATGAACCCGGGACGGGACACGCGGGTCACCACCATCGCGAAAGATGACATTCTGAAGGTGTATCCGGTGCTGGCTTCCCTGCACGCGCTTGCCGCCGAGCTGGCCGCGGCTGCCATCCGTCCGGAGCAGCTGGCACGGCTGCGCCGGATCAACGACCAGTTTGCCGCCACGCTGGCGCAAAAAGAGGCGTACCAGGCGATGGAGCTGGACGAACAGTTTCACGGGGAGATTCTCGACGCCGCCGCCAACCCGTACATCACCTCCTTTTCCGGCACGCTGCAAATGCACATCCGCCGCCTGAAGTACGTGTTTTTGCAGCGCCCCATCGCCGACGCCCGCAAGTCGGTGGCGGAGCACGCCGCGATTGTCGAGGCGCTGGAACGCCGGGATGGGGAAGCGGCGGCTGCCCTCATGAAACAAAACTGGCTTCGCCCCATGCACGAGATTTACCGGCTCATCTAG
- a CDS encoding SGNH/GDSL hydrolase family protein produces MHKRITFWLERSVDRWLLWALPLLLCTAAALWFLFFQNTPATVATWIWETRRALDEKEEVLAFAKTNGINLLYLYIDQSVAPEQYRSFIKSARQAGMKVEALGGDPYWALKANRESIRSFIQWVKTYNETAKEEERFHGIHVDIEPHLLPKWKEEQAAIIKQWVENIDYFVKETKKDPNLVTGADLPFWIDELTIPGEAKRVSDWMMERLDSITIMAYRDFARGPNGILDIVETLFERAEDRQKASVLVAVNIRKTQEAEHVSFHGKGLAKMEQELAVVQAELDSYSAFAGYAVHDYASWRRAASLRQ; encoded by the coding sequence ATGCATAAGCGGATCACCTTTTGGCTGGAGCGATCGGTTGATCGCTGGCTGCTTTGGGCGTTACCCTTGCTGCTCTGCACTGCCGCTGCGCTATGGTTCTTGTTTTTCCAAAACACTCCCGCAACAGTAGCGACCTGGATTTGGGAAACCAGGCGCGCGCTGGACGAAAAAGAAGAAGTGCTCGCGTTTGCCAAAACCAATGGGATCAATTTGCTTTACCTGTACATTGACCAGTCTGTCGCGCCAGAACAGTACCGTTCGTTTATTAAATCGGCCCGTCAAGCGGGCATGAAAGTGGAAGCGCTTGGCGGCGATCCGTATTGGGCGCTAAAGGCTAACCGGGAGAGCATCCGCAGCTTTATTCAATGGGTCAAGACTTACAACGAAACGGCGAAGGAAGAGGAACGGTTTCACGGCATCCACGTGGATATTGAACCTCATCTGCTGCCCAAGTGGAAAGAAGAGCAGGCAGCGATCATCAAGCAATGGGTGGAAAACATCGACTACTTTGTCAAGGAGACCAAAAAGGATCCCAACCTGGTCACAGGTGCAGATCTCCCGTTTTGGATTGACGAACTCACCATTCCGGGGGAAGCGAAGCGGGTTAGCGACTGGATGATGGAACGCCTGGACAGTATCACGATCATGGCATACCGCGATTTCGCCCGCGGGCCCAACGGCATATTGGACATTGTGGAAACACTGTTCGAGCGGGCGGAAGATCGGCAAAAAGCGTCTGTGCTGGTGGCGGTAAATATTCGGAAAACCCAGGAAGCGGAGCATGTCAGCTTCCATGGCAAGGGCCTTGCCAAAATGGAGCAGGAGCTTGCCGTTGTGCAAGCGGAACTGGACAGCTATTCAGCTTTCGCCGGTTACGCAGTACATGATTACGCAAGTTGGCGGCGGGCAGCGAGTTTGCGCCAGTAA